A segment of the Lolium perenne isolate Kyuss_39 chromosome 3, Kyuss_2.0, whole genome shotgun sequence genome:
ACAAATGTATCGGACGACGTATGAAGACCTGTAGAAAGCTTCGACAGAAGAAAAcattcgagtggcacaacttgagtctacgcacggttgcaagcatccgtacctagactcgggggctactcccatcaggagcgctagacgcgcacccgatagaaggagATGATGCTGTTACAAGAAGGACAAGATTTATCAAGTGAGGAGAACAttcggtggaggcatgctttagtctctacccgaaatatcttcggctagacactcgggggctactgaagtgggcattacccttcgggtaactgctaTTGCGCTATCCCATGCGGCCCAactagaggcccatgaaggcactcgatggCAAGGTGGACCACTGCGTCGgtgcagaagattccttgaagaacaagacaaagAGACGAAGAAAACAAGGAAAGTTTATACTTAGGGCCCTTTGTAacatagtcgtacccggacagatctcttgagacctgactccctaataagggccaggagaggggctgccgaggacacACGCAATCTTAAGAATCAtagccaccataagtctagagctaggtcccagcagaacttagcctctcgacgagatcacagccgaaaccttcggcaccccattgtaacccgatattttgaaaatcaagatcagacaggcaggacgtaagggttttacctcatcgagggccccgaacctgggtaaatcgcttttccgcttgtttgataaccgatgtctcgtgttagcctacaggattccatctaccctaagccccaaacgaaaGGCATTGCCgagagtaccctcgacaccccaCCTAGAATGTGTATAGCATGTGTAAGGGCTGACCAGGATCGCATACACGACCTCTCCTACTTTAGGCGTGTTATTATTAAAAATCACTTTTATGAAATTCAAAGTGTCGAATCAAGAACGATACAATCATAGAGAAATTACGCTAGCTATGTCCATCCTAGAACTCGCATAGTCGCCACAAAACGCATTCACACTGAAGAAGGCAAAATAATTAGTCAAAATAATTAGTCAAATACATTTAATAAAACTCTATAGGGTGGAGAATCGATGTGCAGACTACACCATCATCTATTGTAGATAAAAATATCCTTAACTTCTCCAAAGTGGGACACACTGTCGCAAGGGTTCTCCGTGTTCCGATTGCTCCCACCGTTTCAATGAATAAGATGTCctcgtttttttgtttttctttgactAAAAGTtattcaaatatataaagattttTTATATAAAGTTAACATTATTAGAAATTGTTTTGCAATATGAATCGAACGCTACTAATTATGTGCCATATAATCATCGTCATAAAATACGCTTGCGCCTTATTCATAGAAACTGAGGTAGTAGAGCTAATTCTCGAAATAGGCTTCCGTCCCGCTTTAAAAATAAAGCAACCACATCCATACAAGGTTCAAGTACAAGCAAAAACAGGAACTAACGATGACCATAAGGTCTGCTAGCGCCACAACACAACATGCCCGAAAGAAAAACCAAGCGATACAACCCTAAGACAAAGGGCGACTCAGAGGTTGGACGTCGTAGATATGCGACGAGCCGCCGTAAGAAGATCCTCCAACATGTCGTCCAGACGCTCCCTATCCCATTGCATACGCAGTGGGTACTACTGTTGCAACAAAGCCAAGAAATTCTAGATAGAGTCAGAAGCGCATCGAAGAAATATACGCACTATCAACATCTTGTTACGCAAAGTCCATAAGGTCGAGGTTAAAGCCGTGAATAATAACTAGAAGAGTCACCTCCTCCTGTCGATGTTGTTCACGTGGGTCTCAATGAACTCTCCGAGGACTGAGGCCTGCCAATCAGCCACAGAGCCGCATGCAAGAAACTCCAAAGAAACTGGGCCGCGGGGCAAGAGAACATGATGTGCGTCGTCGATTATGGAACCGCACATAATGGGCACATGCCGTTACTAGGACCATTCCGCTTAGCGACCTCCACGCCCGATGGAAGGCGGTCTCTAAGCAGTTGCCACAGAAAGATTTTCGTCTTAAGAGGAATTGGCGCTTTGAAAAGTGGGGACGTCCAAGATAGGTGTGCCCCCCTAAAAAGGGCCCTATAGGCCGATCTCAGTGAGAACATGCCAGAAGTAGTAATACGCTATGAGGGAGAGTCTACCCCGCCCGGAGGTCCCTCCGGGAGGAGATTCCGCAACCATTCCAAACTCATGGCCTCTCCTTGGGCCAGTCCTCGACGAAACTGGATAGCCCAATCCCTCTGAGCTGATTCTGCAACCAGCATAGGTGGGTCAGCGCAAATTGCAAAGAGTTTCGAAAAGTCTTGCCGAATGGGTCAGCCGCTAAGTCATGGGTCAAGCCAGAACATGGTCCCTCTATCATCGTCTATGGAGAGGGATAATCTAGCTCTGATCTTGTGCTTAATGTTCTGGAGGCTCGCAAGCAAGTAGCAGCTGACCACGCAAATATTTAGCCTTCACCAACTTCAGCCAAAGGCCCCTGTCATCTGTTATGATCCTCCATTACCATTTCAACATTAGGGCCACATTCATGTGCCAAGAGGATATAATACCTATGCCCCCAAGATCCTTGGGGGCGCACACATCAGCCCATTTGACCATGTGGTCTTTTTGCCCGACTGCTCGGTCCTTCCAGAAGAAGCGTGAAAGCTCATTGTCAAAGGCGCAATTAATGCATCCCCTCAGGGAGGAGATACAGCCCCATGATATACATGGAAAGACTGGATAGGCAGTAATCAATGAGCAATGTCTTGCTATGTACCCTTGGAGGTGAACCTACCGCACCACGGTTCGGCCTTCGATCTCACTCGCCCCACCAAGGGGGCGAGGTCTCTAATAAGGATCCTATAATCCCTAATAGGTACTCACAGGTAATTCATAGCGAAGGTCGACAACTTGAAATTTAGGTTGTCAGTGATCTGTTGCTGGACTTCCGGGGAGTACCCCAAGACCACTACCTCAATTTTGTCAAAGTTAACCTTGAGGCCAGACAAGGCCTCAAAACATAGGATTCAGAACTTGAGGTTCAGTATGTTGAGGTATGATCCTTCGAACATAATCATGGTATCGCCCGCATATTGGAGGTGGGTAACCCCGCTACCAGGGATGAGGTGCCCGACCACTCCAGTAATATGGCCCGAGATCATGGCCCTCTCGTGGATCTCGGCAAGGGAGTTTACTGCAGCGTTGAAGAGGATAGGGGACAACGGGTCCCCCTATCGCACCCCACACGCCGGCCTATAATAGGGacccacttcaccatttatgttaATGGTCGTGCTACGAGTCGAAATGGTGTGCATAATCCAACCATCAACACACCTCCTCTAGAGAACCTACCggaggaaggaccaatccaatcgATCGTACACCTTCTGGAAATCTAGTTTTAAGAAGACACCCCTCTGGTGTTGACTCTTCACCTCATGAACAATCTCATGAAGTGCTAGAATTCCATTGTGGATGTGTCGGACTTTGGGGAAAGCGAACTGGTATTGGTGCGCGGTCTGCTCCATAACCGGAGGCAACCTCACCGCGCACACCTTGGAGAACAACCGTTGGATGACATTACTGACGATGATTAGCCTGAACTGGCGGATATTTGTGGCCCCCACTACCTTGGGGATCAGGGTAATAATGTCGAAGTTCAGGCGCCGCATATCAAGAGTCCCGATGTAGAACTCATGGAACATGGGCACGATGACCCCCTTCATCTTCTCCCAGATCTTATGAAAGAAGACAACTGGGAGCCCATCAGGGCTAGGGCCGAGTTGGCCTTAATACCATCTAACGCACTATGGACTTCCGTAGGGAGAAACGGAAGGGTAACTACGACGTTCTCGAACTCCGAGACCCAGGCCCTAGCTGACCATAGGTCCTCATCGAGGGAAACCCCTGGTGCACGCGGCGAGAACGCAACATATCAAATGCGAATCAGCCTAGATGAATGATGAGTGCATTTTTTGAAGCATATTTACTTAATGTTTTTGCATTACTAGTGATAGAATTTTGATATTTTACCGCGCACATGCGCACATTTTATGGTAGTTTCAATAGGATCCTCGAATGGAAGGACATAATGAAGACGATCAATGGAACCATTGTTTTTGGATACACATGCTAATTCAAGGCCATTTAAAGCAATAAAGAGATTTACCTTAGCACGTGTGGGAGAACATCACTGAGAAAATAGTCAAAACAAAGAAATCGGAGAGTTTGGTGACCGCTGCTATGGGCAGAACCCGCCCGTATGGCGTTGTTGTACGACACTCCGCCGCCTTTTTCTCTTTAAATAGTTTCACCCCATGCAAACAGATCAGAGATCGAGCATTAGTAGACACTAGAAAGCGCAGAAACTCACCTCCTGAAAGGGTCCCGATCTGGAGGGGAACTAGCAGAAGAGCACCGATCCTCGCTGCTACTCGGATCTAAGGAGGCTTGGACATGGTCTCCATCATCATCAACTGCACCAACACCATTATTACGATGATAATGTCTCCTTCCTCTATGTGTGAGACTGTGAGTAGATTCCTTTATTCTTGGGAATATTGTGAAACTCTAGTTATGGATCATAATTGAAATAAAGATGTTTTATTCATTCATTTATCATTGTCTATTAATTTTCTCTCTTGATGTTGTATGAAGTTGGCCATGCAACATTTGCCTCTAAGGACAAGAGAGGGGTTACCGTTGTACATGTGGTAGAGAGGAGGCGTCAAGTGACACCCTCACGATAATCCTCTATATCCCATGGTCAAGGGGGGGGCTAGGGGAGACTCATAGAGCGTTCATCCATAGCCATGGGATGCTAGCAGAACCCTTAATAGTGATGTACTAAGGTGGTTTGCACTTTTACATTACTGTGGTTATGAGAGGACGGTTGAACAAATGGTTAGTCTGCAACCACCCTATGTGGAGCTTCTTCATACACATGCATAAAGAATGGCTAGAACATCCTAATCTTTTATACTCCGAACACTAGAGGTGAATCCAGTATTCCTCGAGAATACTTTAGACCACTACAATTTCAATACTTTTACAACGCGTTGTTCTCCTTCATTAGTTACTTTTAGCATTTTATTTTACTGGTCAACacacttgatgtctacttcccccttcttttcctgtagacagtgttgggcctccaagagcagaggtttgtagaacagcagcaagttttcccttaagtggatcacccaaggtttatcgaactcagggaggaagaggtcaaagatatccctctcatgcaaccctgcaaccacaaagcaagaagtctcttgtgtccccaacacacctaataggtgcactagttcggcgaagagatagtgaaatacaggtggtatgaatatatatgagcagtagcaacggtgccagaaaatagcttgctggcgtgtagttgatggtggtagtattgcagcagtagtaacgcaagaaacaagaaacaagcagtagtaacgtagcagtatttaggaacaaggcctagggattacactttcactagtggacactctcaacattgatcacataacagaatagataaatgcatactctacacttttgttggatgatgaacacattgcgtaggattacacgaaccctcaatgccggagttaacaagctccacaataatgctcatatttaagtaaccttatagtgtaagatagatcaacagactaaaccaagtactaacatagcatgcacactgtcaccttcatgcatatgtaggaggaatagatcacatcaatattatcatagcaatagttaacttcgcaatctacaagagatcatgatcatagcataaaccaagtactaacacggtgcacactgctgtcacctttacacacgtgcgggaggaatagaactactttaataactttgctagagtagcacatagataaattgtgatacaaactcatatgaatctcaatcatgtaaagcagctcatgagattattgtattgaggtacatgggagagagatgaaccacatagctacagcggagccctcagcctcggaggtggattactccctcctcatcatggaagcagcgatggcggtgaagatggcggtgaagacggcggtggagatggctccgggggcaattccccgtccggcaggtgccggaacagagagttctgtccccgaattggagtttcgcgacggtggcggcgccctgaGTCtttcggagtttcgtcaattggtactgcgtttttaggtcgaaagggcttttataggcgaagaggcggcgcaggggggcacctgggggcgccacaccctaggccggcgcggcctaggcctggcccgcgccgccatgtggtgtggtggccccctggcccctctccgactcttcttcggtgttatggacgcttccgggaaaaataggaggtttggcgttgatttcgtccaattccgagaatattgcccgaacagcctttctggaaccaaaaacagcagaaaacaggaactggcactatggcatcttgttaataggttagttccggaaaatgcatgaaaatgatataaagtgtgaacaaaacatgttggtattgtcataaaacaagcatggaacatcggaaattatagatacgttggagacgtatcagcatccccaagcttagttcctactcgtcctcgagtaggtaaacgataaaagataatttacgaggtgacatgctaccaacataatcttaatcataccattgtaaagcatatgagatgaatgcagcgattcgaaacaatgtaaatgcaatgagtaaacaagtgaatcatatagcaaagacttttcatgaatagtacttttgagacaagcatcaataagtcttgcataagagttactcataaagcaataaattcatagtagagacattgaagcaacacaatggaagattaagtttcagcggttgctttcaacttgtaacatgtatatctcatggatagttgtcaatgcaaagcaatataacaaatgcaataagcaagtatataagaatcaatgcacagttcacacaaatgtttgcttcttgaggtggagaaagataggtgaactgactcaacaataaaagtaaaagaatggtccttcaaagaggaaagcatcgattgctatatttgtgctagagcttttattttgaaaacatgaaacaattttgtcaacggtagtaataaagcatatgtatcatgtaaattatatcttacaagttgcaagcctcatgcatagtatactaatagtgcccgcaccttgtcctaattagcttggactaccggatcatcacaatgcacatgttttaaccaagtgtcacaaaggggtacctctatgccgcgtacaaaggtctaaggagaaagctcgcattggatttctcgctattgattattctcaacttagacatccataccgggacaacatagacaacagataatggactcctcttttatgcataagcatgtaacaacaattaataattttctcatatgagattgaggatatatgtccaaaactgaaacttccaccatggatcatggctttagttagcggcccaatgttcttctctaacaatatgcatgcttaaccatagggtggtagatctcttacttcagacaagacggacatgcatagcaactcacatgaaattcaacaatgaaaagttgatggcgtccccggtgaacatggttatcgcacaacaagcaacttaataagagataaagtgcataattacatattcaataccacaatagtttttaagctatttgtcccatgagctatatattgcaaaggtggatgatggaattttaaaggtagcactcaagcaatttactttggaatggcggaaaataccatgtagtaggtaggtatggtggacacaaatggcatagtgttgtttggctcaaggatttggatgcatgagaagtattccctctcgatacaaggtttaggctagcaaggttgtttgaagcaaacacaagcacgaactagtacagcaaaactcacataaaagacatattacaagcattataaaactatacatcgtcttccttgttgttcaaacatcttactagaaaatatctagactctagagaaaccactcatgcaaacccaaattttaacaagctctatgtatttcctcactaatgggtgcaaggtatatgatgcaagagcttaaacaagagcacaacaattgccaagtatcacattattcaagacatcacaccaatttctacatgtagcattttccaattccaaccatataataatttaacgaagcagtttcaaccttcgccatgaatattatgagctaagaacacatgtgttcatacgaaccagcggagcgtgtctctctcccacacaagcatttattcaaacacaaacaaaaacaaaagcatacagacgctccaagtaaagcacataagatgtgaccgaataaaaatatagtttcaagagaaggaacccgataatttgtcgatgaagaaggggatgccttgggcatccccaagcttagacgcttgagtcttcttgatatatgcaggggtgaaccaccggggcatccccaagcttagagctttcactctccttgatcatggtatatcatcctcctctcttgacccttgaaaacttccttcataccaaactcgaaacaaactcattagagggttagtgcataatcaaaaactcacatgttcagaggtgacacaatcattcttaacacttctggacattgcataatgctactggacattagtggatcaaagaaattcatccaacatagcaaaagaggcaatgcgaaataaaaggcagaatctgtcaaaacagaacagttcgtattgacgaattttaaaatggcaccagacttgctcaaatgaaaatgctcaaattgaatgaaagttgcgtacatatctgaggatcatgcacgtaaattggcttaattttctgagctacctacagggaggtggacccagattcgtgacagcaaagaaatctggaactgcgcagtaatccaaatctagtacttacttttctatcaacggctttacttggcacaacaaaacacaaaactaagataaggagaggttgctacagtagtaaacaacttccaagacacaaaataaaaacaaagtactgtagtaaaataacacatgggttatctcccaagaagttctttctttatagccattaagatgggctcagcagttttgatgatgcactcgcaagaaatagtatttgaagcaaaagagagcttcaagaggcaaattcaaaacacatttaagcctaacatgcttcctatgcagagaaatcttgtacacaaatgaattcatgaagaacaaagtgacaagcataagaggataaaacacgagtaacttcaagattctcaacataaagaggggaaacttaatatcattaagatgcatataaccatatttccctctctcataataactttcagtagcatcattgatgaaatccacaatatacccatcacttaaaacattcttatcatggttcatatgcatagaagtatcattaattttggcataagaagagttcttctcattaatagtaattggagcaagattattatcaagaatttgaacatggtaaacaagttgcatattaagggaattgtttttggtaacccaatcatgactatgacaagtttcataaggatagttagaacctatatcatagcattctttgtaataatcatcagagatcggaggcacagtgtcatcataggaaatagaatagttatctttcacagtcggtttatctgtgcccacaccatcattgttattagaaggagatgtatcaagaacataatgaccagtagctaaaggattttcaaacacctcttccccaagcttaaagctttctatatcattatgggaggaagcatggatagcactgacactatggcaatcattatcatcatcattttcagaattaatttcccagagatttgcaatatcaaaagtagtgtgctcattcaaatcatgattgctaatgtatgtaaagggcattggaagatcatcgtattcagattcattatcacaataatcatcaggagcaacatacttacggttacctatcgttatctcgtatacgcggggatatgctgttacctctttctttttattccccttattcttcttcttcttcttcgttcccttcttcttcctctccttctccttttcctcgttcccttcttcaggagggagaggcttgaagggtggcttgtccgcataacctgatttactttcagaaacaatagaagaaacttgggaggatccctccttttcattaattagttgaaaacacacagcggtcctatcatattttggcaaggtgtcatcttctaaaatattttgtatgtaagtatttgtatggctattatcaatgcaataagaaaaacacccatgtaggacatcatcaatatcaagatcactcatatgtaacaaagagatttttctcgacagttcttcacaccccaaagttcatcatgctgattaggagtaatttcatcatcacaatacaaatttgcagcactcattgggttcaaattatcattggaggagcattgaaaattaaaatgacccacttcatggcaaacttcacaaataaaaggatagagggcgcaaacttttttaccaagatcatctagagccctaaaccactttctagttttttcattaatatgatggatgcaatattcatctttgacttgattaattccgcaaggcctatgcattccacaaaaattaacatgcttataagaaatagcatttttaggagtttgagcatgcttattgcaataattaacaacaatttcattcttcatgcaagcctctttaaaaggttcatgatacttatcaaaattatttttaggcaattcaaaatgagaagcaaaggctttataaagatttgcagcaacttgagagtcaagaccataagtagcactcatatttcgaaatttatcggtatccataaaagcttcaatgcattcataatcataatttatacctgactctttacctttgtcgttctcccatccttcagcgttgtcctcaatccgatcaagaagatcccacctagcttcaacctccttgcttgtgaaagatccctccgaacacgcgtccagatagtccttgtgttgtcctgaaagcctcgcataaaaattgttaacaataacattacgggggagctcatgaatgggacatttgagcattagtgacttcagtctcccccacgcttgagaaatactctctccatcacgaggataaaagttataaatataattcctatcaatatgcacttcatgaggaggataaaatttagaataaaagagagatgcaatttcctcccaaccaagagaatgtctattctccaacaatttataccaatgcgccgctttaccagacagcgaaacagagaatatcttcttcctcacttcatccatagagatacctgcacacttgaataacccgcataattcgtgcaaaaacagtaaatgatctctaggatggacagttccatcccctttatagtggttgtccataacacattcgataatt
Coding sequences within it:
- the LOC139837891 gene encoding uncharacterized protein, producing the protein MKGVIVPMFHEFYIGTLDMRRLNFDIITLIPKVVGATNIRQFRLIIVSNVIQRLFSKVCAVRLPPVMEQTAHQYQFAFPKVRHIHNGILALHEIVHEVKSQHQRGVFLKLDFQKVYDRLDWSFLR